A single genomic interval of Terriglobales bacterium harbors:
- the cofH gene encoding 5-amino-6-(D-ribitylamino)uracil--L-tyrosine 4-hydroxyphenyl transferase CofH: MQILPHPWNSTAVWNQLSPHISPQVRQPLERLLECSNGSTLSREDCLALAQTTGDELLALAAVADILRERLVGDKITYVVNRNINFTNVCFVGCKFCAFHHGPNHPEANSFTPEQVAEKAMEAWELGATEVCIQGGLPRNLPPFYYRDVLRAIKSALPKMHIHAFSPMEITYGVQLTGMDLRDYLSMLRDNGLDTMPGTAAEILHDDVRSLISKYKLNAESWEEIIRTAHECGIRTTSTMMYGHVEKPEHWVDQLLMFRSIQSDTGGFTEFVPLGFIHNNTRLFLEGHSRPGPTPEEHIRIHALARVLLAGAINNIQVSWVKMPREMSQQCFQAGANDHGGTLMEENISRTAGASFGQYLSPEQFDERIRELGRTPAQRNTTYSQITPRPAVMDAIAQ, from the coding sequence ATGCAGATTCTTCCCCATCCCTGGAATTCGACCGCAGTTTGGAACCAGCTCTCTCCCCATATTTCGCCGCAGGTCCGCCAGCCTCTCGAGCGACTACTGGAGTGCTCAAACGGCTCAACTCTCAGCCGCGAAGACTGCCTGGCGCTGGCCCAGACCACCGGTGACGAACTGCTCGCCCTTGCCGCCGTGGCCGACATCCTTCGCGAGCGCCTCGTAGGAGACAAGATCACCTACGTCGTGAACCGCAACATCAACTTCACGAATGTGTGCTTTGTCGGCTGCAAGTTCTGCGCCTTCCACCACGGCCCAAATCATCCGGAAGCCAACTCCTTCACGCCCGAGCAGGTCGCCGAAAAGGCAATGGAGGCATGGGAACTCGGAGCAACCGAGGTCTGCATCCAGGGTGGGCTACCGCGCAATCTGCCGCCGTTCTACTATCGCGACGTCCTCCGGGCAATCAAGAGTGCGCTGCCGAAGATGCACATCCACGCGTTTTCGCCCATGGAGATCACTTACGGCGTGCAACTCACCGGCATGGACTTACGGGATTACCTCTCCATGCTCCGCGATAACGGACTAGACACGATGCCCGGCACCGCAGCCGAAATACTTCACGACGACGTCCGCTCACTCATTTCGAAGTACAAACTGAATGCCGAATCGTGGGAAGAGATCATCCGCACCGCGCACGAGTGCGGCATCCGCACCACCAGCACAATGATGTATGGCCATGTTGAAAAGCCCGAGCACTGGGTCGATCAATTGCTGATGTTCCGCAGCATTCAATCCGACACCGGAGGCTTTACCGAATTCGTGCCCCTCGGCTTCATTCACAACAATACCCGCCTCTTTCTGGAAGGCCATTCGCGGCCCGGTCCAACGCCGGAAGAACATATCCGCATTCATGCACTGGCGCGCGTTTTGCTGGCCGGGGCCATCAATAACATCCAAGTATCGTGGGTGAAGATGCCACGCGAGATGTCGCAGCAGTGCTTCCAGGCCGGAGCGAACGATCACGGTGGCACCCTGATGGAAGAAAATATTTCGCGCACAGCGGGCGCAAGCTTCGGCCAGTACCTGAGCCCCGAGCAGTTCGATGAGCGGA
- the cofE gene encoding coenzyme F420-0:L-glutamate ligase, translating to MPELRAIPVEGIGEVRPGADIPELILSALQARRRKLLSGDILVITHKIISKAEGQIIPLASVKPSREAVQWATKFNLDPRITQLATDDSRRIVKRGHGVTITETPHGFVCANSGVDASNVDGGHSVVLLPRDPDQSAQKLYRALKRHLGFPVPVIISDSFGRAWREGLAEVAIGLAGMRAFRDSRGARDPYGYKLKVTLEAVADELAGMAGLACGKLTRIPACIIRGYAFRPGRGRARDLIRPAERDMFR from the coding sequence ATGCCTGAGCTTCGTGCCATTCCGGTCGAGGGAATCGGCGAAGTTCGCCCGGGAGCCGACATTCCAGAACTTATCCTGAGTGCGCTTCAGGCGAGGCGACGCAAACTGCTTTCGGGCGACATTCTCGTCATCACGCACAAAATCATTTCGAAAGCGGAAGGCCAGATAATACCGCTCGCGTCTGTGAAGCCATCGCGCGAAGCCGTCCAATGGGCGACGAAATTCAATCTAGACCCACGCATCACCCAACTCGCCACCGACGACTCCCGCCGAATCGTGAAGCGCGGTCATGGCGTCACGATCACAGAAACACCACACGGCTTTGTTTGCGCGAACAGCGGCGTGGACGCCTCGAACGTGGACGGCGGTCATAGTGTGGTCCTGCTTCCTCGTGATCCCGACCAGTCGGCCCAGAAGCTTTACCGCGCTTTGAAACGCCATCTCGGGTTTCCTGTGCCCGTCATCATCTCCGATAGTTTCGGCCGCGCCTGGCGCGAAGGTCTTGCCGAAGTAGCCATCGGACTTGCCGGCATGCGAGCGTTCCGCGATTCCCGTGGCGCTCGCGACCCTTACGGTTACAAGCTGAAGGTTACCTTGGAAGCTGTGGCCGACGAGTTGGCCGGAATGGCCGGACTGGCTTGCGGAAAGCTCACCCGCATTCCAGCGTGTATCATTCGAGGTTACGCGTTTCGTCCGGGACGCGGCCGTGCACGCGACCTGATTCGCCCCGCTGAGCGTGACATGTTTCGTTGA
- the cofC gene encoding 2-phospho-L-lactate guanylyltransferase → MILVPVKDLQNAKQRLSPCLAPEQRTSLARSMVEDVFDALAPFAADPGVAVVSGDPWASQQAKARKFTIIIDDLQAGETEAIAMATSFCLNMGSDFTLVFPADIPLITSDEVSNLLTLKPMRGCVIAPAHDQRGTNGILRRPADLIPLKFGNDSFLPHLAAARATGHEVIVRDFPGIGLDIDRPEDVSLLMTKPVRSRAQRLLLEWNVKGEAYA, encoded by the coding sequence GTGATCCTGGTGCCGGTGAAAGACCTGCAGAACGCTAAGCAGCGTCTGTCACCATGCCTGGCGCCGGAACAAAGAACTTCTCTCGCGCGTTCCATGGTGGAAGACGTTTTCGACGCTCTCGCTCCGTTTGCCGCTGATCCCGGTGTCGCGGTTGTAAGCGGAGACCCCTGGGCTTCTCAGCAGGCAAAAGCACGGAAGTTCACCATCATCATCGACGACTTGCAGGCGGGCGAAACCGAAGCCATTGCTATGGCTACGTCTTTCTGCCTCAATATGGGCTCGGACTTCACCCTTGTCTTCCCCGCCGACATCCCTCTCATCACCAGCGACGAAGTTAGCAATCTCCTCACACTTAAGCCGATGCGCGGCTGCGTAATCGCCCCGGCTCACGACCAGCGCGGCACGAACGGAATCCTGCGCCGTCCAGCCGACCTGATCCCGCTCAAGTTCGGCAACGACAGCTTCCTTCCCCATCTTGCTGCAGCCCGCGCAACCGGACATGAGGTAATCGTCCGCGACTTCCCGGGCATCGGACTCGATATCGACCGCCCTGAAGACGTGTCTCTCCTGATGACAAAGCCTGTCCGCTCACGCGCGCAACGACTTCTTCTGGAGTGGAACGTGAAAGGCGAGGCTTATGCCTGA
- the cofD gene encoding 2-phospho-L-lactate transferase, with translation MITVLTGGTGGAKFVWGLAQVVPAERLTVIVNTGDDLTWWGLHVSPDVDSVMYALAGQLSPERGWGLADESFRCLDRMRSLGAPSWFQLGDLDLATHIRRSELMSQGKSLSEVTAELCRALSVKVSVLPMTNDHVETRVSTRNSNLNFQEYFVRDRHQAEATDVKFEGIDKAQTAPGVLEAITRAEAVFLAPSNPVTSIGPILALPGVRDVLRNCTAPIAAISPIVAGQAVSGPAAQLMSMRKWPVSPDGIAQAYRDFVDLVIADEADREERHHIEGHGVRAAFTNTVMRTDQDKTALARFALDVTLARHHEAVQ, from the coding sequence ATGATCACTGTACTTACAGGCGGCACCGGCGGGGCGAAATTTGTATGGGGACTCGCGCAGGTTGTTCCCGCCGAACGACTCACCGTCATCGTCAATACCGGCGACGATCTCACCTGGTGGGGCCTGCACGTCTCGCCCGATGTGGACTCCGTAATGTATGCGCTGGCTGGACAACTCAGTCCCGAGCGCGGCTGGGGCCTGGCTGATGAATCGTTCCGCTGCCTGGACCGCATGCGCAGCCTCGGGGCACCTTCCTGGTTTCAGCTCGGCGATTTGGATCTTGCCACTCACATCCGCCGCAGCGAACTCATGTCTCAAGGCAAGTCGCTCTCGGAAGTTACCGCGGAACTTTGTCGAGCCTTGAGCGTAAAAGTCAGCGTTCTGCCAATGACCAACGACCACGTGGAAACACGCGTCAGCACCCGGAATAGCAACCTCAATTTCCAGGAGTACTTCGTTCGTGACCGCCATCAGGCCGAAGCGACCGATGTAAAGTTCGAAGGTATCGACAAAGCCCAGACCGCTCCCGGAGTGCTCGAAGCGATCACCCGCGCGGAAGCCGTCTTCCTTGCACCCAGTAACCCGGTCACCAGCATCGGCCCAATTCTCGCTCTTCCGGGTGTTCGTGACGTACTGCGGAACTGTACGGCTCCCATCGCCGCGATCAGTCCGATTGTTGCCGGACAAGCAGTCAGCGGGCCGGCGGCCCAACTCATGAGCATGCGCAAATGGCCGGTCTCTCCCGACGGCATCGCGCAGGCATACCGCGATTTCGTCGACCTCGTGATTGCCGACGAAGCAGATCGCGAAGAACGCCATCACATCGAAGGACACGGTGTCCGGGCCGCGTTCACCAACACTGTCATGCGGACGGACCAGGACAAGACGGCGCTGGCACGCTTTGCTCTTGATGTAACCCTGGCGCGACACCATGAGGCGGTCCAGTGA
- the cofG gene encoding 7,8-didemethyl-8-hydroxy-5-deazariboflavin synthase CofG: MATSISDLLADLAAILPLSRSNALSLFQCSGQDLPSLLSAAQHLRRQHKGSTVTYSRKVFLPLTNLCRDYCGYCAFRRDPGEPGAHTMTPDEVLDVARRGEALGCTEALFSLGDKPEALFPEMQDTLQHLGYRSTLHYLEAMCELVLRETRLIPHANPGLMSAEWLKRLREVSPSIGLMLESTNAALSAHVHAIDKVPSKRLAVIEEAGKLGIPFTTGILIGIGETLEDRVDSLLAIRDLHERYGHIQEIIIQNFRRKPAIPMAGWPEPTMDDMLRTLAVARLLLPDMNIQAPPNLSSADYPRLLDAGINDWGGISPLTPDFINPEAPWPHLLDLREKTEAAGLELKQRLPVYPEFLAGAIQRSPKAAAHLRNLGVTDGLRGTLQNAVSTS, translated from the coding sequence GTGGCAACCAGTATTTCCGATCTGCTGGCCGACCTAGCTGCCATTCTGCCCCTCTCGCGGTCGAACGCACTTTCCTTATTTCAGTGTTCTGGCCAAGATCTCCCTTCGCTACTCAGCGCCGCCCAGCATCTCCGCCGGCAGCACAAGGGCAGCACTGTTACGTACTCGCGGAAAGTCTTCCTGCCGCTCACGAATCTCTGCCGCGATTACTGCGGTTACTGCGCCTTTCGTCGCGACCCTGGCGAACCCGGCGCCCACACCATGACGCCAGATGAAGTACTGGACGTCGCGCGGCGAGGCGAGGCCCTCGGTTGCACCGAGGCTCTGTTCAGCCTGGGAGACAAGCCGGAAGCGCTCTTCCCCGAAATGCAGGACACCCTGCAACACCTTGGGTATCGATCGACGCTCCATTACCTCGAAGCAATGTGCGAACTGGTGCTTCGGGAGACGCGGCTGATTCCACACGCGAATCCCGGCCTGATGAGCGCGGAATGGCTCAAGCGGCTGCGCGAAGTGTCCCCAAGCATCGGCTTGATGCTTGAGAGCACCAATGCCGCGCTGTCGGCGCATGTACACGCCATCGACAAAGTCCCCTCCAAGCGGCTTGCAGTGATCGAGGAGGCTGGCAAGCTGGGCATACCGTTTACGACCGGCATCCTCATTGGTATTGGCGAAACCCTCGAAGACCGTGTGGATTCCCTACTCGCCATCCGCGACCTTCACGAGCGATACGGTCATATTCAGGAAATCATTATCCAGAATTTTCGCAGGAAGCCTGCGATCCCGATGGCGGGCTGGCCTGAACCAACTATGGACGACATGCTGCGCACGCTGGCTGTAGCTCGGCTTCTGCTGCCGGATATGAACATTCAGGCGCCGCCGAACCTATCCTCGGCCGACTACCCGCGTCTGCTCGACGCCGGCATCAATGACTGGGGCGGTATCTCGCCTCTTACGCCGGATTTCATTAACCCAGAGGCTCCGTGGCCTCATCTGCTCGACTTACGGGAGAAAACGGAGGCAGCCGGATTGGAACTGAAGCAACGTCTGCCTGTGTATCCCGAGTTTCTCGCGGGCGCTATCCAGCGTTCGCCCAAAGCAGCCGCGCATTTGCGTAACCTCGGCGTGACGGATGGGCTTCGGGGAACTTTGCAGAATGCCGTCAGCACGTCATAA
- a CDS encoding AAA family ATPase, with translation MQNSNLVVITGGPGSGKTRVLEALRDRGYICSDEVARRIIQQQVLQGGDALPWANRERYTQLMLDGSILAFQKHADSNEITFFDRGIPDTLCYARLIGFPNDEMVRSACRNYRYRHQVFFAPPWQEIYTTDAERKQDFEVAVRTAELMVKVYRECGYEIVDLPMAIPEVRAEFIVRRLEAG, from the coding sequence ATGCAGAATTCGAATCTTGTTGTGATTACAGGCGGCCCAGGGTCGGGCAAGACGCGTGTTCTAGAAGCATTGCGGGACCGCGGTTACATATGCAGTGATGAGGTGGCAAGACGGATCATTCAACAGCAGGTGTTACAGGGAGGCGACGCTTTGCCATGGGCAAATCGTGAACGATATACGCAATTGATGCTAGACGGATCAATTCTAGCCTTTCAGAAACATGCGGATTCGAACGAAATAACATTCTTCGACAGGGGCATACCCGACACCCTGTGTTACGCGCGGTTGATTGGATTTCCGAATGACGAGATGGTTCGAAGCGCCTGTAGAAATTATCGCTATCGCCATCAGGTCTTCTTCGCGCCGCCCTGGCAGGAAATCTACACAACGGATGCGGAGCGAAAGCAGGATTTCGAGGTGGCGGTCCGAACGGCAGAATTGATGGTCAAAGTCTACCGAGAATGCGGGTACGAGATCGTTGATCTTCCCATGGCGATTCCCGAGGTGCGGGCAGAATTTATCGTACGGCGGCTTGAGGCTGGCTAA
- a CDS encoding XdhC/CoxI family protein, with the protein MNIILRMDLYEEIVKLRREGHRGALATIINVRGSIPSFNTAKMLVRDDGSIVGTIGGGCVEADVWQAAREVMEQEKPRTLTFNLNQNPSYDTGLVCGGTLEVYVEPILPIPVLYLFGAGHVAHAIYKVARVAGFDVVVSDDRDAYANRERFPEARDVIAEDFDLATSKLNPNDSEYVVIVTRGHRDDMRILRWAVQTQARYVGMIGSRRKVISIYKELEKEGLPARVFERVSAPIGLEIGAVTPEEIAVSVVAEMIACKRNADVKQFQKRQMPSARLETH; encoded by the coding sequence ATGAACATAATCTTGCGCATGGACCTGTACGAAGAGATCGTAAAACTTCGGCGTGAAGGGCATCGTGGCGCGCTGGCGACGATCATCAATGTGCGCGGGTCCATTCCGTCGTTCAACACGGCGAAGATGCTGGTGCGCGATGACGGCTCAATCGTAGGTACGATTGGCGGCGGTTGCGTGGAAGCCGACGTCTGGCAGGCCGCCCGCGAAGTGATGGAACAGGAAAAGCCCCGGACGCTGACGTTCAACCTCAACCAGAATCCCAGCTACGATACCGGCCTGGTTTGCGGAGGAACGCTGGAGGTTTATGTGGAACCCATCCTGCCGATCCCTGTTCTGTACCTGTTCGGTGCAGGTCATGTTGCGCATGCCATATACAAAGTAGCCAGGGTCGCCGGATTTGACGTCGTAGTTTCGGATGACCGCGATGCCTACGCCAATCGGGAGCGGTTTCCTGAAGCGCGGGATGTGATTGCCGAGGACTTCGACCTTGCGACCTCCAAGCTCAACCCGAACGACAGCGAGTACGTGGTGATCGTCACCCGTGGCCATCGCGACGACATGCGCATCCTCCGTTGGGCTGTGCAGACACAGGCCCGCTACGTGGGAATGATCGGTTCCAGGAGGAAGGTGATTTCCATTTACAAGGAACTGGAAAAGGAAGGCCTTCCCGCCCGGGTGTTTGAGCGCGTGTCAGCCCCGATCGGGCTGGAAATTGGCGCGGTTACCCCGGAGGAGATCGCGGTCTCTGTTGTGGCAGAGATGATTGCCTGCAAACGCAATGCAGATGTAAAGCAGTTCCAAAAGCGGCAGATGCCCTCCGCACGACTGGAAACTCACTAG